The Vibrio tasmaniensis genome includes a region encoding these proteins:
- a CDS encoding winged helix-turn-helix domain-containing protein — protein sequence MNHTIELNGLIIDTDSRTITNRQGNKITLRPHLLSVLCLLAENLGDPVSREDIIDVCWEGELTSPHILANVIYNLRNVFTRLRTPDIQITTITKFGYILSVDPT from the coding sequence ATGAACCACACAATAGAGCTCAACGGCTTAATCATTGATACTGACTCTCGAACGATTACTAATAGACAGGGAAATAAAATTACTTTACGCCCTCATCTGCTTTCAGTGCTCTGTTTACTAGCAGAAAATCTTGGGGATCCCGTTTCTAGGGAAGATATTATTGATGTGTGCTGGGAAGGGGAACTCACCTCTCCTCACATACTTGCTAACGTCATCTATAATCTGCGTAATGTTTTTACGCGCTTAAGAACACCAGACATTCAGATAACCACAATCACCAAGTTTGGCTACATTTTGTCGGTTGACCCCACTTAA
- a CDS encoding F0F1 ATP synthase subunit epsilon has product MAIGVTDNTFQLNIVSAEGTLFSGPAYALAVSGADGELGIRPGHSPLLSKIKPGVTVFVTAPKSEGQVLYISGGMLEVQPDVVTVLADTALHGKDIDRARAEEAKYAALENINKGNIDINFAQAQLELAKAVAQLRASELTSSRTRH; this is encoded by the coding sequence ATGGCTATCGGAGTTACAGACAATACATTTCAACTTAATATCGTAAGTGCGGAAGGTACGCTGTTTTCAGGGCCAGCCTATGCCCTAGCCGTTTCTGGCGCTGACGGTGAGCTGGGGATCCGCCCCGGTCACTCCCCGCTGCTAAGCAAAATAAAGCCAGGCGTGACAGTATTTGTCACAGCCCCTAAATCAGAGGGACAAGTGCTGTATATCTCTGGCGGGATGCTTGAAGTTCAGCCGGATGTGGTCACAGTGTTAGCCGATACCGCATTGCACGGCAAAGACATTGACCGCGCTCGCGCAGAAGAAGCGAAATATGCCGCTCTAGAGAACATCAACAAGGGCAACATAGACATCAACTTTGCACAAGCTCAGCTTGAACTAGCAAAAGCCGTTGCTCAGCTTCGCGCATCAGAACTGACGTCTTCTCGCACTCGACACTGA
- the yejF gene encoding microcin C ABC transporter ATP-binding protein YejF encodes MTSNTVPTSGLTAEAANASPVLTIDKLSVGFGRKDSIEQVTQDVSLEIYKGETLALVGESGSGKSVTANSVLKLLPKGSSHYLNGKINFSGTDILSCSERQLRGIRGGRIGMIFQEPMVSLNPLHRVGKQLVETLAIHRGMRTNKAQALAIEWLSKVGIRYPEQKISAYPHELSGGERQRVMIAMALINEPELLIADEPTTALDVSVQAQILDLLKDLQQELGMAMLFITHDLSIVRKIADRVAVMKDGRLVEVNNCKTLFNAPSHPYTQKLINSDPKGLPVPVSPESEPLLDVNQLRVWFPITGGLFKRTISHVKAVTDMEFTLKKGHSIGLVGESGSGKSTTGMAILKLVQSEGSITYADEQIQGLNRQQMLPFRSRMQVVFQDPFSALNPRMSVAQVIGEGLLVHQQLDDSELDQRICDVMKEVDLDPETRHRYPNEFSGGQRQRIAIARALILKPEFILLDEPTSSLDRTVQAQVLDLLKSLQEKYGLTYLFISHDLNVVKSLCHYTIVMKAGEVIEKGDTETLFGNPQHEYTKQLVSLSNVGGAM; translated from the coding sequence ATGACTTCAAATACAGTTCCTACTTCAGGGTTAACAGCAGAGGCTGCTAATGCATCTCCAGTTCTGACCATAGATAAATTGTCTGTCGGTTTCGGGCGAAAAGATTCGATAGAACAAGTGACGCAAGATGTCTCTTTAGAAATATACAAAGGTGAGACACTCGCGTTGGTGGGCGAGAGTGGTTCCGGTAAATCGGTTACAGCCAACTCCGTGTTGAAGTTGCTGCCTAAAGGCTCATCGCACTACTTAAACGGTAAGATTAATTTCTCTGGTACCGACATCCTGAGTTGCTCTGAAAGGCAATTACGCGGGATTCGTGGTGGCCGCATTGGTATGATCTTCCAAGAGCCGATGGTGTCACTGAATCCACTTCATCGAGTCGGTAAGCAGCTGGTTGAAACCCTCGCGATTCACCGAGGTATGCGGACTAACAAAGCGCAAGCCTTGGCGATAGAGTGGCTTTCAAAGGTGGGTATTCGTTATCCAGAGCAAAAGATTTCAGCCTATCCGCATGAGCTGTCTGGTGGAGAGCGTCAGCGTGTAATGATAGCGATGGCACTGATCAATGAGCCAGAGCTGCTTATTGCTGATGAACCCACGACAGCATTAGATGTATCGGTACAAGCGCAGATTTTGGACTTGTTGAAAGACCTGCAACAAGAGCTGGGTATGGCGATGCTTTTTATTACCCATGACTTGAGTATTGTTCGTAAAATTGCCGACAGAGTAGCGGTAATGAAAGACGGCCGCCTTGTAGAAGTTAATAACTGCAAAACACTCTTTAACGCACCATCTCATCCTTACACTCAAAAGCTCATCAATTCCGATCCAAAAGGTTTGCCTGTCCCCGTATCACCGGAAAGTGAACCTCTGCTTGATGTAAACCAACTTCGTGTTTGGTTTCCGATTACCGGCGGTTTATTCAAGCGCACCATTTCACATGTTAAAGCCGTCACCGACATGGAGTTCACCTTGAAGAAGGGGCACTCTATCGGCTTGGTAGGTGAGAGTGGTTCTGGCAAATCAACAACCGGTATGGCGATATTGAAGTTGGTGCAAAGTGAAGGCTCGATTACTTACGCAGATGAACAAATTCAAGGCTTAAATCGCCAACAGATGCTACCGTTTCGAAGTCGTATGCAAGTGGTCTTTCAAGACCCATTCTCTGCCTTGAACCCAAGAATGTCAGTGGCTCAAGTGATTGGTGAGGGTTTGTTAGTTCATCAACAATTGGACGACAGTGAACTCGACCAACGCATCTGTGACGTAATGAAAGAGGTCGACTTAGACCCAGAAACTCGTCACCGTTACCCTAATGAGTTTTCGGGAGGTCAAAGGCAGCGTATTGCAATTGCTCGAGCTTTGATTCTAAAGCCAGAGTTTATCTTGCTCGATGAACCGACATCGTCACTCGACAGAACGGTACAAGCGCAAGTCCTAGACTTACTGAAGTCATTACAAGAAAAGTATGGCCTAACTTATTTGTTTATCAGTCACGACCTCAACGTGGTGAAGTCTCTCTGTCATTACACCATAGTCATGAAAGCCGGAGAGGTGATAGAGAAGGGCGACACTGAGACTTTATTCGGCAATCCGCAGCATGAATACACCAAGCAACTTGTCAGTCTTTCCAATGTTGGTGGTGCGATGTAA
- a CDS encoding ABC transporter permease has translation MFNNPLAEARWLRFKANKRGFISLWIFTILFGVSLFAEIIANDKPLLVSYDNQWFVPVINEYAETEFGGEFETEADYKDPYVIELIEDSGYIVWPIIPFSYDTINFDISGAVPSEPDSVNWLGTDDKGRDVLARIIYGFRISVLFGFILTIVSSVVGVVVGATQGYYGGWVDLFGQRFIEVWSGMPTLFLLIILSSFIEPNFWWLLGIMVLFSWMSLVGIVRAEFLRCRNFDYVRAAQAMGVDDKRIMLRHMLPNAMVASLTMMPFILSGSVTTLTSLDFLGFGLPAGSPSLGELLAQGKANLQAPWLGISAFVVLSLMLTLLVFVGEAVRDAFDPHQQK, from the coding sequence ATGTTTAACAACCCTTTAGCTGAAGCTCGTTGGTTACGTTTTAAAGCAAATAAGCGTGGTTTTATCTCCCTTTGGATATTTACCATCTTGTTTGGCGTGAGCCTGTTCGCTGAGATCATTGCCAACGACAAGCCACTCTTGGTTTCTTATGATAATCAGTGGTTTGTGCCTGTTATCAATGAGTATGCTGAGACGGAGTTTGGCGGCGAGTTTGAAACCGAAGCCGACTACAAAGATCCTTATGTTATCGAACTCATTGAAGACAGCGGTTACATCGTGTGGCCAATCATTCCGTTTAGCTACGATACGATAAACTTCGATATTTCGGGCGCGGTGCCTTCGGAGCCCGACTCAGTGAATTGGCTAGGAACCGATGATAAAGGGCGAGATGTGTTAGCCCGCATCATTTATGGGTTCCGTATTTCGGTTCTGTTTGGTTTTATTCTGACGATAGTATCGAGTGTGGTCGGTGTCGTCGTTGGGGCGACCCAAGGTTACTACGGTGGTTGGGTTGATCTATTCGGACAACGTTTCATTGAAGTCTGGTCTGGCATGCCGACTCTATTCTTGCTGATTATCCTTTCCAGTTTTATCGAGCCGAACTTCTGGTGGTTGCTCGGGATTATGGTTCTGTTTAGTTGGATGAGCCTTGTTGGTATTGTGAGAGCAGAGTTCTTACGCTGTCGAAATTTTGATTATGTAAGAGCCGCGCAAGCCATGGGTGTTGATGATAAACGCATTATGCTTCGTCACATGCTACCTAACGCGATGGTCGCATCGTTAACCATGATGCCGTTTATCCTTTCAGGCTCGGTCACCACATTAACGTCGTTAGATTTCTTGGGCTTTGGTTTACCTGCGGGCTCGCCTTCATTAGGTGAGCTATTGGCGCAAGGTAAAGCTAACTTGCAAGCGCCTTGGCTTGGTATCTCTGCTTTCGTCGTACTTTCTCTGATGCTTACGTTACTCGTCTTCGTTGGTGAAGCAGTGCGTGATGCCTTCGACCCACATCAACAGAAGTAA
- a CDS encoding RNA-binding S4 domain-containing protein, with product MDQEHYEDADYEGQELGEEGEEIEIEAIGIDVSSQPIELYKVFKIANLVSGGGEAKHIISEGYVAVNGELETRKRRKMYDGDFFEFNQEYYVVVCDQPVQEESDKPKKKEAPKKDNKAKKGQSKKDSKKKEPKKSKAEMLSATAEPKKEKKEKKKENKPKKKADTPKPQRDDKSGRNSIEFF from the coding sequence ATGGACCAAGAACATTACGAAGACGCTGACTACGAAGGCCAAGAGCTAGGCGAAGAAGGCGAAGAGATTGAAATTGAAGCAATTGGTATTGATGTTTCATCACAGCCAATCGAGCTCTACAAGGTGTTTAAAATTGCTAACCTAGTGAGTGGTGGCGGTGAGGCTAAACACATCATTTCTGAAGGTTATGTTGCGGTAAATGGTGAATTAGAAACTCGTAAACGTCGTAAAATGTACGATGGCGACTTCTTTGAATTCAACCAAGAGTACTATGTAGTGGTGTGTGATCAGCCAGTACAAGAAGAATCAGACAAGCCGAAAAAGAAAGAAGCGCCTAAAAAAGATAACAAGGCGAAGAAAGGTCAGTCTAAAAAGGATTCTAAGAAGAAAGAACCTAAGAAAAGCAAAGCAGAAATGCTAAGCGCAACGGCTGAACCGAAGAAAGAGAAAAAAGAGAAGAAGAAAGAAAACAAACCGAAAAAGAAAGCGGATACGCCTAAGCCACAACGTGACGACAAAAGCGGCCGTAACTCGATTGAATTCTTTTAA
- a CDS encoding porin family protein — MNNKLILSIAMMSAFAANNVMAADSGLYLGGAIGTSGVDDGGLFSSIKEPVTFEAEDNAYRIIAGYKFNRIVSLELQYTDYGDVVAKYPLRSNAGFTWTPQVFSIAANLGYTFDNGVRPFGTIGLSSIDLDMKYSDGSRPSSSDFVDSGAGVRVGFGVEYTPEKLSELSLRLGYEADAFTVEVDEGSSWNRKKVEKDIVLASFYLGAMYTF; from the coding sequence ATGAACAATAAATTAATTCTAAGCATCGCAATGATGTCAGCATTTGCAGCAAACAATGTAATGGCAGCGGACAGTGGTTTGTATCTAGGTGGTGCCATTGGTACTTCTGGCGTGGATGATGGTGGACTATTTTCATCAATTAAAGAGCCAGTGACGTTTGAAGCAGAAGACAATGCTTACCGAATCATTGCTGGCTATAAGTTTAACCGTATTGTATCACTTGAGCTTCAGTACACGGATTATGGTGATGTGGTTGCTAAATATCCTTTAAGAAGCAACGCTGGTTTTACATGGACTCCTCAAGTCTTTTCGATTGCTGCAAATCTTGGTTATACGTTTGATAATGGCGTTCGCCCATTTGGTACAATTGGCTTATCTTCAATCGATCTCGATATGAAGTATTCAGACGGTTCACGTCCTTCAAGTTCTGATTTCGTTGACTCAGGTGCAGGTGTACGAGTTGGTTTTGGCGTTGAATACACCCCAGAAAAGCTTTCTGAGTTAAGCCTGAGACTTGGTTATGAAGCCGATGCATTTACAGTAGAAGTTGACGAGGGCAGCTCTTGGAACCGCAAGAAGGTAGAGAAAGATATCGTATTGGCTTCATTCTATCTTGGCGCAATGTACACATTCTAA
- the rbsD gene encoding D-ribose pyranase has protein sequence MKKSTLINSELSYLVATLGHTDEITICDAGLPIPDHVTRIDLALTHGVPSFQQTVKTMLDESQIEGVVIAEEFAKVSPEHHAALIDLIKTEEARCGKPLSITYITHEEFKERTHESRAVIRTGECTPYANVIFQAGVTF, from the coding sequence ATGAAAAAAAGTACTCTAATTAATTCTGAACTCTCTTACTTAGTGGCGACTCTTGGCCACACAGATGAAATCACGATTTGTGACGCGGGCTTACCGATTCCAGACCACGTAACTCGCATTGATCTTGCTCTGACTCACGGTGTACCAAGCTTTCAGCAAACGGTTAAAACTATGCTGGATGAATCTCAAATTGAAGGTGTTGTGATTGCAGAAGAGTTTGCGAAAGTCAGCCCAGAGCATCACGCTGCGCTGATTGATTTGATCAAGACAGAAGAAGCGCGTTGCGGCAAACCGCTTTCGATTACGTACATCACTCATGAAGAATTCAAAGAGCGTACGCATGAAAGCCGCGCAGTGATTCGCACAGGTGAATGCACACCATATGCGAATGTCATTTTCCAAGCTGGCGTAACGTTTTAG
- a CDS encoding extracellular solute-binding protein, translated as MGTDFRSKASQRTQFFRSNLKSCAVMLPLIALYPSVTHASDTESTPAVTVIETTQLVGFGEAKYPVDFTHFDYVNPDAPKQGKVTYGRIGTYDSFNRFGSRGVAASYTGEIYDTLMFSPSDEIDAYYPLIASKVRYASDFTWMEIDINPNAKFQDGKPITAHDVAFTFDKFSKEGVPQYRVYYKEIESVTAVSDSVVRIEMNKPNREKLFSFAQSTRVLPKHFWKDRKLSEPLSEPPVGSGPYKIISYKSGQSVTYGLDENYWAADLPVNVGRNNFKQVQYDYYRDDTVMLEAFKAGEFDLRTENSAKFWANSYTGANFDKGYIIKEEINHEKPETTQGFVFNIQSPVFSDPKVREALTYAMDFEWMNKNMFYGQYKRTRSYFQNTDYEAKGLPSEAEVELLSQYKDQIPPRVFTEEFQPSVTDGSGRIRSQMRTAFKLLKEAGWVLKDKVMTNEKTGKPMSFELLIYSPTTERIATPVQKNLKRMGIEMKIRTIDTTQYIKRLRDRDFDMVSSSFSANPYPSPNLMIVWNSNYIDSTYNTAGVMDPVVDALTEEIARNQQHPEKLLTLGRSLDRVLQWNFYNIPQWHVGEYRVAMWDKFERPDVLPKYDLGIDTWWISEEKAALLPEKRR; from the coding sequence ATGGGAACAGATTTCCGAAGCAAAGCCTCACAGCGCACTCAATTTTTCAGGTCTAATTTGAAGTCATGTGCAGTCATGCTGCCGCTAATTGCTCTATATCCCTCCGTTACACACGCTTCTGATACCGAATCTACTCCAGCCGTCACCGTTATTGAAACCACGCAACTGGTCGGTTTTGGTGAAGCAAAATATCCTGTCGACTTCACTCACTTCGATTACGTTAATCCTGATGCGCCAAAGCAGGGCAAAGTGACTTATGGCCGCATTGGTACCTACGATAGCTTTAATCGATTCGGTTCTCGCGGCGTTGCTGCCAGCTATACGGGTGAGATTTACGATACCTTGATGTTTTCTCCGAGTGACGAGATTGATGCGTACTATCCATTGATCGCTTCAAAGGTTCGCTACGCCAGTGATTTCACTTGGATGGAAATCGACATCAACCCAAATGCTAAATTCCAAGATGGTAAACCTATCACCGCTCACGATGTCGCCTTCACCTTTGACAAGTTTTCGAAAGAAGGTGTGCCTCAATATCGCGTGTATTACAAAGAAATCGAGTCTGTAACGGCTGTTTCTGATTCGGTTGTTCGTATTGAGATGAACAAGCCAAATCGCGAGAAGCTGTTTAGCTTTGCCCAAAGCACTCGTGTATTGCCGAAACATTTCTGGAAAGACAGAAAGCTGTCGGAACCTTTAAGTGAACCACCAGTAGGCAGTGGTCCTTATAAGATCATTAGCTACAAATCTGGTCAAAGCGTTACATACGGTTTAGATGAAAATTACTGGGCTGCGGATCTACCCGTTAACGTTGGTCGTAATAACTTCAAGCAAGTGCAGTACGATTACTATCGCGATGACACCGTAATGTTGGAAGCCTTCAAAGCAGGGGAGTTTGATCTTCGAACCGAAAACTCGGCTAAGTTCTGGGCCAACTCTTATACTGGAGCGAACTTCGACAAAGGCTACATCATTAAAGAAGAGATCAACCATGAGAAGCCAGAGACGACTCAAGGTTTTGTCTTCAATATTCAATCTCCAGTGTTCTCTGATCCTAAAGTTCGAGAAGCGTTAACCTACGCGATGGACTTTGAGTGGATGAACAAGAACATGTTTTATGGTCAGTACAAACGTACTCGTAGCTACTTTCAAAACACCGACTATGAAGCGAAAGGCTTGCCAAGCGAAGCTGAAGTTGAGTTGCTGTCTCAATACAAAGATCAAATTCCACCGAGAGTGTTTACCGAAGAATTCCAACCTTCAGTCACCGATGGCAGCGGCCGTATTCGTAGCCAAATGCGTACCGCTTTCAAACTGCTGAAAGAAGCGGGTTGGGTACTGAAAGACAAAGTAATGACCAACGAAAAGACCGGCAAGCCGATGTCGTTTGAGTTGTTGATTTACAGCCCAACCACGGAACGTATCGCAACGCCTGTTCAAAAGAACCTCAAGCGTATGGGTATCGAAATGAAGATCCGTACCATCGATACCACTCAGTACATCAAGCGTCTTCGTGATCGCGATTTCGACATGGTGTCGTCTTCATTTTCCGCAAACCCTTATCCTAGCCCGAACTTAATGATTGTTTGGAACTCTAACTACATTGATTCTACATACAATACTGCAGGTGTAATGGATCCGGTGGTTGACGCGTTAACAGAAGAAATTGCGCGTAACCAACAGCATCCTGAAAAGCTTCTTACACTAGGTCGTTCACTTGACCGTGTATTGCAGTGGAATTTCTACAACATCCCTCAATGGCACGTTGGTGAATATCGCGTTGCAATGTGGGACAAGTTTGAGCGTCCAGATGTATTACCTAAATACGATTTAGGTATCGATACATGGTGGATTTCAGAAGAGAAGGCGGCTTTGCTTCCTGAAAAACGTCGCTAG
- a CDS encoding microcin C ABC transporter permease YejB, which yields MAAYIFRRLLLVIPTLWAIITINFFIIQIAPGGPVEQAVAQLEGHNSGIMERFSGGGQEVDLSESDQASASGYKGSRGLEPEVVEEIKKQFGFDKPIHVRYFDMLKNYATFNFGESLFKGGNVIDLIIERLPVSISLGLWSTLIIYVISIPLGIMKAIHHGSRFDIWSSAVVIVGYAVPGFLFAIILIILFASGNYFSWFPLRGLVSSNFDQLNWYQQIGDYFWHLALPIFAMVIGGFATLSMLTKNSFLDEINKQYVVTARAKGLDESSILYKHVFRNAMLIIIAGFPSAFISIFFTGSMLIEVMFSLEGIGLLGFESTIQRDYPVVFSSLYIMTLLGLVLSIISDLTYTWVDPRIDFEAR from the coding sequence ATGGCCGCGTATATATTTCGGCGTTTACTGTTGGTGATCCCCACGCTGTGGGCGATCATCACCATCAACTTTTTCATTATTCAGATTGCGCCCGGAGGCCCGGTAGAGCAAGCCGTTGCCCAATTAGAAGGGCACAACTCTGGCATCATGGAGCGCTTTTCTGGTGGTGGACAAGAAGTTGATTTAAGCGAAAGTGACCAAGCATCTGCCAGTGGCTATAAAGGCTCTCGTGGGCTTGAACCTGAAGTGGTTGAAGAGATCAAAAAGCAATTTGGTTTTGATAAGCCGATTCACGTTCGCTACTTCGATATGTTGAAAAATTACGCGACCTTTAACTTTGGTGAAAGCCTTTTTAAGGGCGGTAACGTGATTGATTTAATCATCGAGCGTTTACCTGTTTCCATTTCTTTGGGGTTGTGGAGCACGTTAATCATCTATGTGATTTCGATACCCCTAGGTATCATGAAGGCGATACACCACGGTTCTCGGTTTGATATTTGGTCGAGTGCGGTGGTGATTGTCGGTTATGCCGTTCCGGGCTTCTTGTTTGCGATTATCCTGATTATTTTGTTCGCGAGTGGTAACTACTTCAGTTGGTTCCCATTGCGTGGGTTAGTGTCGAGTAACTTCGACCAGCTCAATTGGTATCAGCAAATTGGCGATTACTTCTGGCACTTAGCGTTGCCTATTTTTGCTATGGTCATCGGCGGTTTCGCCACACTCAGCATGCTGACCAAAAACTCCTTCCTTGATGAAATCAATAAGCAATATGTGGTCACGGCGCGAGCAAAAGGCTTGGACGAGAGCAGTATTCTCTACAAGCACGTTTTCCGTAATGCCATGTTGATTATTATTGCGGGTTTCCCAAGCGCATTTATTAGTATTTTCTTTACGGGATCTATGTTGATTGAAGTGATGTTTTCACTCGAAGGCATCGGCCTGCTCGGCTTTGAATCGACCATTCAACGAGATTATCCCGTGGTGTTCAGCTCTCTCTATATCATGACCTTGCTTGGCTTGGTGCTGAGCATTATCTCCGACCTGACGTATACCTGGGTTGATCCTCGAATTGATTTTGAAGCGCGTTAA
- the rbsA gene encoding ribose ABC transporter ATP-binding protein RbsA, translating to MTQAILELSSIEKAFPGVKALDKASLNVYPGRVMALMGENGAGKSTLMKVLTGIYHLDGGTIAYQGKPAAFKGPRDSQQAGISIIHQELNLIPELTIAENIFLGREITGTMGRILWNDMYQEADKLLKRLNVKHSSKTPLGQLSLGEQQMVEIAKALSFESKVIIMDEPTDALTDTETESLFKVINELRSEGCGIVYISHRLKEIFEICDDITVLRDGKFIGQCEVKDTDEDGLIEMMVGRKLDEQYPRIGQSHGETCLEVIGLTGSGVHDVSFTLKRGEILGVSGLMGAGRTELMKVIYGALPSERGVINLENKTINPVSPKDGLANGIAYISEDRKGDGLVLGLSVKENMSLCSLDLLTKSGQIQHKDEVMAVDDFIKLFNIKTPTREQIIGNLSGGNQQKVAIAKGLMTKPKVLILDEPTRGVDVGAKKEIYQLINKFKADGMSIILVSSEMPEVLGMSDRIMVMHEGRVSGEFDAKEANQELLLACAVGKKINEDAA from the coding sequence ATGACTCAAGCCATTTTAGAACTTAGCTCAATTGAGAAAGCCTTCCCAGGTGTGAAAGCACTGGATAAGGCAAGCCTCAACGTTTACCCAGGACGCGTAATGGCGTTAATGGGTGAGAACGGTGCAGGTAAATCAACGCTTATGAAAGTGCTCACCGGCATTTACCACTTGGATGGCGGCACTATCGCCTACCAAGGTAAACCAGCGGCATTTAAAGGACCTCGTGATTCACAACAAGCCGGCATTAGTATCATTCACCAAGAATTGAACCTAATTCCTGAGCTAACCATCGCCGAGAACATCTTCTTAGGTCGTGAAATCACAGGCACCATGGGACGTATCTTGTGGAACGATATGTACCAAGAAGCGGACAAGCTACTTAAACGCCTTAACGTAAAACACAGTTCAAAAACACCTTTAGGTCAGCTAAGCCTTGGTGAGCAACAAATGGTAGAGATAGCGAAAGCCCTATCGTTTGAATCTAAGGTCATCATCATGGATGAGCCAACGGATGCACTAACAGATACCGAAACTGAGTCTCTGTTCAAGGTAATTAATGAGCTGCGTTCTGAAGGCTGCGGCATTGTTTACATCTCTCACCGCTTGAAAGAGATTTTTGAAATTTGCGATGACATCACCGTACTTCGTGACGGTAAGTTCATTGGTCAGTGTGAAGTAAAAGACACCGACGAAGATGGCCTAATCGAAATGATGGTTGGCCGTAAACTGGACGAGCAATATCCACGTATCGGACAGAGCCACGGTGAAACCTGCCTTGAAGTGATTGGCCTGACTGGTTCTGGTGTTCATGACGTGAGCTTTACGCTAAAGCGTGGTGAAATCCTGGGTGTATCTGGCCTAATGGGCGCAGGTCGTACCGAACTGATGAAAGTGATTTACGGTGCCCTTCCAAGTGAGCGCGGCGTCATCAACCTAGAAAACAAAACCATCAACCCTGTAAGCCCGAAAGATGGCTTGGCGAATGGCATTGCTTACATCTCTGAAGACCGTAAAGGCGATGGCTTAGTTCTAGGGCTTTCTGTTAAAGAGAATATGTCTTTATGTTCACTTGACCTACTGACAAAAAGCGGTCAAATCCAACATAAAGATGAAGTAATGGCGGTTGATGACTTCATCAAGTTATTCAACATCAAGACCCCGACTCGCGAGCAAATCATTGGCAACCTTTCTGGTGGTAACCAACAGAAAGTAGCTATCGCTAAAGGCTTGATGACAAAACCAAAAGTATTGATTCTCGATGAGCCAACGCGTGGTGTCGATGTCGGTGCTAAGAAAGAGATTTACCAACTCATTAATAAGTTTAAAGCCGATGGCATGAGCATTATTTTGGTCTCATCTGAAATGCCAGAAGTGTTAGGAATGAGTG
- a CDS encoding endonuclease/exonuclease/phosphatase family protein has translation MNKPNHITFATFNLLNYLEPPNAYYDFENIYSFEEWQKKQHWMAETIRSLDCDVIGFQEIFSPQSLDQLMNKLGYPYFAVVDSSHVEDDYLYTSPVVGIASRYPIENVQPVTPDSKLLSAFNLSDNFSFNRTPVHATITLPHLGSTDCYVVHFKSQRPTEPKEKSVDADYAQQGEKPQSDTLTRFHQEQLGSWLSSVQRGLEAQILHQYITNQRYQTDQPVVLMGDFNKPLFHDEFKGLLSYSLNRDEASRHWLSHFRLKDSWDLYHQLHEEDLLERRKPTHYYGASGSVLDYILMSNEFDCQNSSSLMEISRYTVLDHHLINPSFEHDQFSTDHAIVAVTANIREA, from the coding sequence TTGAACAAACCAAACCACATAACATTCGCAACGTTCAACCTTCTGAACTATCTCGAACCACCGAATGCGTATTATGATTTTGAGAACATCTACAGCTTCGAAGAGTGGCAGAAGAAGCAACATTGGATGGCTGAAACGATTCGTTCATTAGATTGTGATGTGATTGGCTTTCAAGAGATATTTAGCCCACAGTCTTTAGATCAATTGATGAACAAGCTAGGTTATCCATACTTTGCTGTGGTCGATAGCTCACACGTTGAAGATGATTACCTATACACATCACCTGTCGTTGGTATCGCATCCCGCTACCCAATTGAAAATGTGCAGCCTGTTACGCCAGATTCAAAGTTGCTTTCGGCCTTCAATCTTAGTGACAACTTTTCCTTCAACCGAACACCTGTTCACGCAACGATTACGTTACCCCATTTAGGTTCGACCGACTGTTATGTGGTGCACTTCAAATCACAACGCCCGACAGAACCAAAAGAAAAATCTGTCGATGCGGACTATGCTCAGCAAGGCGAAAAGCCACAAAGTGACACGCTCACTCGCTTCCACCAAGAACAACTTGGGTCTTGGCTATCGAGTGTGCAGCGCGGCCTGGAAGCTCAGATACTGCATCAATACATCACCAATCAACGTTACCAAACCGATCAGCCTGTTGTGTTAATGGGTGACTTTAATAAGCCACTGTTTCACGATGAGTTCAAAGGACTATTGAGCTATTCGTTGAACCGAGATGAAGCGAGTAGACATTGGTTATCGCACTTCCGCTTAAAAGACAGTTGGGATCTCTATCATCAATTGCATGAAGAAGATTTGCTCGAACGACGCAAACCAACGCACTACTACGGGGCTTCTGGGTCTGTACTGGACTACATTTTGATGTCGAACGAATTTGACTGTCAGAACTCTTCAAGTTTAATGGAAATCTCTCGCTACACAGTGCTCGACCATCACCTCATCAATCCCAGCTTTGAACACGACCAATTCAGTACTGACCATGCCATCGTCGCTGTCACGGCTAATATTCGTGAAGCCTAG